A segment of the Lolium perenne isolate Kyuss_39 chromosome 3, Kyuss_2.0, whole genome shotgun sequence genome:
ACTGCGGAAATTGATATTTCTTGCCTTTTTTTTGTTAAACTTTGCAAAATCTATCTTTAACTAAGTCGAAGTAAATAAAAAGGGAGAGAGTATGTGATTCTGATTGTGCATTTGTTGCAGTCGGCGGGCTCCTGAATGCGACCTGCGGCAACGCGACGGAGCTCATCATCGCGCTGTTCGCGCTGGTGGAGGGTAAGATCGAGGTTGTCAAGTGCTCGCTGCTCGGCTCCGTGCTCTCTAACCTGCTCCTCGTCCTTGGTACCTCCCTTTTCTGCGGCGGCATCAAGAATCTCGGCTCCGAGCAGCCCTACGACAGGGTACGTACGTTTCTCTGTCGAGCTCGAGCAGATCAGACGAGATCGAACAACGCAAATATTCTTATGATTGATGTACGATCGATGTGTGTCCGCAGAAGCAAGCGGACGTGAACACGGGCCTGTTGGTCCTGGGCGTGCTGTGCCAGTCgctgccgctgctgctccgcTACGCGGTGAGCTCCGGCGAGCACGCCGTGGCCACTGACACCACGGTGCTGGAGCTATCCCGGGCCTGCTGCTTCATCATGCTCCTCGCCTACGTCGCCTACCTCTTCTTCCAGCTCAAGACGCACCGCCAGCTCTTCGAGCCGCAGGAGGTGGAGGGcggtgacgaggaggaggaggaggccgtcctCGGCTTCGGGAGCGCCCTCTTCTGGCTCATCCTCATGACCGTCGTCATCGCAGTGCTCTCCGAGTACGTCGTCGGCACCATTGAGCCCACCTCCAAGTCATGGGGACTCTCCGTCAGCTTCATCAGCATCATCCTGCTCCCCATCGTTGGCAACGCCGCGGAGCACGCCGGAGCCATCATCTTCGCGCTCAAGAACAAACTCGACATCACCCTCGGGGTGGCCTTGGGGTCGGCGACACAGATCTCCATGTTCGTGGTGGGTACAGTCACTGCATTGCATATGCATGTCTCGTGTCCAAATCATGCATGGTGGACAGATGGAATTTACGAATCTGCTGCACTGTTTTCCGATCTTGGTAGGTGCCATTGAGTGTCCTTGTCGCTTGGATCATGGGCATCCAGATGGATCTCGACTTCAAGCTGCTAGAGACCGGCTCCCTGTTCATCTCGGTGCTAGTTACAGCATTCACCCTCCAGGTAATGGAATTTCTACTACTAGTAAAATTTCGGCTCAGACAGCAGAGTTCAT
Coding sequences within it:
- the LOC127318355 gene encoding vacuolar cation/proton exchanger 1a, which codes for MDHSGAAMMEAGGAPTRKESGRLPSRHGSHPHGHSGLARTAHGMSSSSLRKKSDATLVRKVPVASLRPVLANLQEVLLGTKLAVLFLAVPLAVAAQCFRFGQVWVFALSLIGLVPLAERVSFLTEQLALYTGPTIGGLLNATCGNATELIIALFALVEGKIEVVKCSLLGSVLSNLLLVLGTSLFCGGIKNLGSEQPYDRKQADVNTGLLVLGVLCQSLPLLLRYAVSSGEHAVATDTTVLELSRACCFIMLLAYVAYLFFQLKTHRQLFEPQEVEGGDEEEEEAVLGFGSALFWLILMTVVIAVLSEYVVGTIEPTSKSWGLSVSFISIILLPIVGNAAEHAGAIIFALKNKLDITLGVALGSATQISMFVVPLSVLVAWIMGIQMDLDFKLLETGSLFISVLVTAFTLQDGTSHYLKGVLLLLCYVVIGACFFVTRQPAHNANSNGILLDVPMGPMNIQIA